One Silene latifolia isolate original U9 population chromosome 4, ASM4854445v1, whole genome shotgun sequence DNA segment encodes these proteins:
- the LOC141651131 gene encoding F-box protein At4g09920-like codes for MLQQNRWSSLPDDIIAKIISHLDVIPRGSTITISTTNFDVKLYKRDTNNISEFWSILDNLFTIFTTPCIENFSIDLDHTLYDEPCVRPILYSWARRLRACSIKHIAIQSLARCHFGDRVCPPSVFQIHSLVSLRLSSLFINNEYDRFVSLPIILPNLEDLSIGYVKYGLLGRLLSSCPSLTRLCFSLVVEPKDEIFSVSISSKSLKRLNIFLDMLSVREDIDVIIDAPILEHLYFSANNSSFLSMRTFNSISNLKSLTLGGGLATKLFNSPTKIIFPNLTYLALFSVNSSLIFNATLKQQILHCPKIEVLLLHFSVLCKIVWDTKAILLVPIEHVKHLTLDMTILRINRQTLNFVTWLLRSAPVLKKLVIRGYGTRPSDDSLSEFCKTLLKCAEDTSRCQIDFLGGYKLD; via the coding sequence ATGCTACAACAAAATAGATGGAGCTCCCTTCCCGACGACATTATCGCAAAGATCATCTCCCACCTCGACGTTATTCCTCGAGGCTCCACCATCACAATTTCGACAACTAATTTCGATGTCAAATTATATAAACGTGATACTAACAATATTTCCGAGTTTTGGAGCATCCTTGATAACCTCTTCACCATATTCACTACCCCTTGTATCGAAAACTTTAGTATTGATCTTGACCATACCCTCTATGATGAACCTTGTGTAAGGCCTATCTTATACTCATGGGCTCGTCGACTACGTGCTTGTAGCATCAAACACATCGCGATTCAGTCGCTTGCTCGTTGTCACTTTGGTGACCGAGTTTGCCCGCCTAGCGTTTTTCAAATTCATTCGTTGGTATCACTTCGCTTGTCATCATTGTTTATCAATAACGAGTATGATCGATTTGTTTCACTTCCCATTATTCTTCCAAACCTTGAAGATCTTAGTATTGGTTACGTTAAATACGGACTTTTGGGACGGCTTTTAAGTAGTTGCCCGTCACTTACACGCTTGTGCTTTTCCCTTGTTGTTGAGCCAAAAGACGAAATATTTTCCGTGTCAATATCAAGTAAGAGTTTGAAGCGATTGAATATATTTCTAGATATGTTGTCGGTCCGTGAGGACATCGACGTTATCATTGATGCTCCAATATTGGAGCATCTATACTTTAGTGCTAATAATTCTTCCTTTTTATCAATGCGGACTTTCAATTCGATTTCCAATCTCAAGTCACTTACACTCGGAGGTGGTTTAGCGACGAAGCTCTTCAATAGTCCTACCAAGATTATCTTCCCTAATTTGACATATCTTGCTTTATTTTCAGTGAATTCCTCTTTAATATTTAACGCGACATTAAAACAACAAATATTGCATTGTCCGAAAATAGAGGTTCTTCTGTTACATTTTTCGGTCCTATGCAAGATAGTTTGGGATACAAAGGCTATATTATTAGTGCCAATTGAACATGTAAAGCACTTGACGTTGGATATGACAATTCTTCGAATAAACAGACAAACGTTGAATTTCGTGACATGGTTGTTAAGGAGTGCTCCGGTTTTGAAGAAGCTTGTCATCCGTGGATATGGTACTCGTCCTAGCGATGATTCATTGAGCGAATTTTGCAAAACTTTACTCAAGTGTGCTGAGGATACTTCACGTTGTCAAATCGATTTCTTAGGAGGATATAAGCTAGACTGA
- the LOC141653107 gene encoding putative sodium/metabolite cotransporter BASS3, chloroplastic, translated as MAIIQSSSCFNPLITSYNHHPPKPYLSNYNQLSNSHLNHTKLSLNIKRNQLFVNKSSGHLKFLNFKGLRSRKNGGLSISMCSTTPFIGFGGKVGFPKREGNVSLLSFGGGDSSNQVSGDDSNGGSSQVLSAMLPFVVVATAVAALSQPSTFTWVSKELYAPALGGIMLSIGIRLSIDDFALAVQRPLPLSLGLVAQYVLKPALGVLVAQAFGLPPMFYAGFILTACVAGAQLSSYASFLSKGDVALSILLTSSSTIASVVVTPLLTRLLIGSVVPVDAIAMSKSILQVVLVPVSVGLILNTYAKPIVKILQPVMPVVAMICTSLCIGSPLAINRGQILSIEGLRLITPVLAFHASAFVLGYWLSKLPGVRQEEEVSRTLSLCTGMQSSTLAGLLATQFLGSSQAVPSACSVVAMAIMGLSLASFWGNGLRIRDLCGPMFPSFGSIVEAS; from the exons ATGGCAATAATACAATCATCATCATGTTTTAATCCCTTAATTACTTCATATAATCATCACCCACCAAAACCCTACCTTTCTAATTACAATCAACTATCTAATTCCCATCTAAATCATACCAAATTAAGTTTAAACATAAAAAGAAATCAACTTTTTGTTAATAAATCATCTGGGcacttgaaatttttgaattttaaaggTTTAAGAAGTAGAAAAAATGGTGGATTATCAATATCTATGTGTTCAACGACGCCGTTTATAGGGTTTGGAGGTAAAGTTGGGTTTCCTAAAAGAGAAGggaatgtttctttattgtcatttggtGGCGGTGATAGTAGTAATCAAGTCTCTGGTGATGATTCCAATGGTGGTTCTTCTCAAGTTTTGTCTGCAATGCTTCCTTTTGTTGTTGTCGCCACTGCTGTAGCCGCCTTGTCGCAACCGTCCACATTTACTTG GGTATCGAAAGAACTTTATGCCCCTGCACTTGGTGGGATCATGCTATCTATTGGCATCAGATTATCCATCGATGATTTTGCGCTAGCAGTTCAAAG GCCTTTGCCTCTTTCTCTTGGACTTGTTGCCCAATATGTGTTAAAACCAGCTCTTGGAGTATTAGTTGCCCAAGCATTTGGATTGCCTCCAATGTTCTATGCCGGATTTATCCTCACAGCTTGTGTAGCGGGTGCTCAGCTATCAAGTTACGCCAGCTTCTTGAGCAAAGGCGATGTGGCTTTGAGCATTTTGTTGACCAGCTCCTCCACCATTGCATCTGTTGTTGTTACTCCCCTTTTGACCCGCCTTCTTATTGGATCAGTTGTTCCTGTTGATGCTATTGCCATGTCTAAGTCAATATTGCAG GTGGTTCTTGTACCAGTTAGCGTTGGGCTAATTCTGAATACTTATGCCAAACCAATCGTCAAAATTCTCCAACCAGTGATGCCAGTTGTAGCTATGATTTGTACATCATTGTGTATTGGCAGTCCCCTAGCAATTAATCGCGGTCAGATTTTATCCATCGAGGGTCTTCGATTGATTACCCCTGTGTTGGCATTTCACGCATCTGCTTTTGTATTAGGGTATTGGCTCTCCAAACTTCCAGGTGTCCG GCAGGAAGAAGAAGTGAGCAGGACGCTCTCATTATGCACCGGAATGCAGAGCTCAACATTAGCCGGACTCCTTGCCACTCAGTTTCTGGGAAGCAGCCAAGCCGTACCATCAGCATGTTCCGTGGTGGCTATGGCTATAATGGGCCTAAGTCTCGCCTCGTTTTGGGGTAATGGCCTACGGATCAGAGATCTCTGCGGCCCAATGTTTCCCTCTTTTGGGTCCATAGTTGAGGCTTCATGA